In a single window of the Nocardioides plantarum genome:
- a CDS encoding pyridoxamine 5'-phosphate oxidase family protein: protein MTPRSASPARPARSARSDGLLGELTEPECWDHLTAHSLGRIAYVVDGGPTILPFNYLALDGLIWLRTTSYSELAIHLPGQRAAFAVDHADEHDHTGWSVLVRGRAEHAIGEHPGAPAGLPDPAPWPDGTRSMVFCLTPESVTGRTLRHADLGEADRSGPGSVQRHR from the coding sequence ATGACACCCAGGTCCGCCAGCCCCGCCCGCCCCGCCCGCTCCGCCCGCTCCGACGGTCTGCTGGGCGAGCTCACCGAGCCGGAGTGCTGGGACCACCTCACGGCCCACTCCCTGGGTCGGATCGCGTACGTCGTCGACGGCGGCCCCACCATCCTGCCGTTCAACTACCTGGCCCTCGACGGGCTGATCTGGCTGCGGACGACGTCCTACAGCGAGCTGGCCATCCACCTGCCCGGCCAGCGCGCGGCGTTCGCGGTCGACCACGCCGACGAGCACGACCACACCGGGTGGAGCGTCCTGGTCCGCGGTCGCGCGGAGCACGCGATCGGCGAGCACCCCGGTGCCCCGGCCGGGCTGCCCGACCCGGCGCCCTGGCCCGACGGGACCCGCTCGATGGTGTTCTGCCTGACCCCGGAGTCCGTCACCGGCCGCACCCTGCGCCACGCCGACCTCGGCGAGGCCGACCGGTCCGGCCCCGGCTCGGTCCAGCGCCACCGGTGA